In a single window of the Amycolatopsis sp. cg5 genome:
- a CDS encoding UbiA family prenyltransferase, with amino-acid sequence MDLRIRFLAHLEACRPDTVFYSGLVGLAGAVLTNPDAGFPLLFSAWLTPTLAWIASLYGGDYFDRDLDAQAKPQRPIPSGRMRAETAKNLMIAYIGAGALIAVIVNPRTIALAVLAAAFGIAYARYLKGHGLWGNISRGLPTAAALLFGSMTVQPLPLPELVPLALMFWIHDSGSNLLGALCDRDGDRAGGYFTYPVRRGDEATVRALAWFYGLWVGILALWPLTVTVDPAVYWPGALTCAALGAVSLLSVSRAPRPIPRPVGLKAHEIVVAERIILASFITASTGQLALALLVACPSLALTVLARHLMRPRYEPARRP; translated from the coding sequence ATGGACCTCAGAATACGGTTTCTCGCTCATCTTGAGGCATGTCGTCCCGACACCGTTTTCTACTCCGGGCTCGTCGGTCTCGCCGGCGCCGTGCTGACGAACCCGGACGCGGGTTTCCCGCTCCTGTTCTCGGCCTGGCTGACCCCGACGCTCGCCTGGATCGCTTCCCTGTACGGCGGCGACTACTTCGACCGCGACCTGGACGCGCAGGCCAAACCCCAGCGCCCCATCCCGTCGGGAAGAATGCGCGCGGAAACCGCCAAGAACCTGATGATCGCCTATATCGGCGCGGGCGCGCTCATCGCGGTCATCGTCAATCCACGCACCATCGCACTGGCCGTACTCGCCGCCGCCTTCGGCATCGCCTACGCCCGTTACCTCAAAGGCCACGGCCTCTGGGGCAACATTTCCCGCGGCCTGCCGACCGCCGCCGCGCTCCTGTTCGGCTCCATGACCGTCCAGCCGCTCCCGCTGCCCGAACTCGTGCCGCTGGCACTGATGTTCTGGATCCACGACTCCGGCTCGAACCTGCTCGGCGCGCTGTGCGACCGTGACGGCGACCGCGCGGGCGGCTATTTCACCTACCCGGTCCGGCGCGGCGACGAAGCGACCGTGCGGGCACTCGCCTGGTTCTACGGACTCTGGGTCGGCATCCTCGCGCTGTGGCCGCTCACGGTCACGGTCGACCCCGCCGTCTACTGGCCGGGCGCGCTCACGTGCGCCGCGCTCGGCGCGGTCTCACTGCTCTCCGTCAGCCGCGCCCCGCGCCCGATCCCCCGCCCGGTCGGCCTGAAAGCCCACGAGATCGTGGTGGCCGAGCGCATCATCCTCGCCTCGTTCATCACGGCCTCCACCGGCCAGCTCGCACTGGCCCTCCTGGTCGCCTGCCCCTCACTGGCCTTGACCGTCCTCGCCAGGCACCTCATGCGCCCCCGCTACGAACCGGCCCGCCGCCCCTGA
- a CDS encoding phytanoyl-CoA dioxygenase family protein, protein MGSIPRFGRPCSPDEIDKSVLKEGAVIVEGAYSPEQCETFLAEVDAYVRDNPGEAKYADSSILGTFQGPTTSSLHSLVGAIPSAASMVLQEDILGCARRVLAPLSDTILLSVAEYMARHPGQELQGLHRDTFSWRHVPVGEQPIALTVMAAMRDFTPENGATWVVPGSYGGPATDPAPEWSEAIQAELKQGDALLFRADLFHGGGANTTESDVRHIFSMGFQVAWLRTVENSTLSVPPSIARDLPVELQELLGYSNEMVLGLYKGGDPKNALT, encoded by the coding sequence ATGGGAAGCATTCCTAGGTTCGGCAGGCCATGCAGCCCCGACGAGATCGACAAGTCCGTGCTCAAGGAAGGCGCGGTGATCGTCGAGGGCGCGTACTCGCCGGAGCAGTGCGAGACCTTCCTCGCGGAGGTCGACGCCTATGTGCGGGACAACCCCGGCGAAGCGAAGTACGCGGACAGCTCGATACTCGGCACGTTCCAAGGGCCCACGACGTCGTCGCTGCACTCCTTGGTCGGCGCCATTCCGAGCGCGGCCTCGATGGTGCTGCAGGAGGACATCCTCGGCTGCGCTCGTCGTGTGCTCGCGCCACTGTCCGACACGATCCTGTTGAGCGTGGCCGAATACATGGCCCGGCACCCCGGCCAGGAGCTGCAAGGGTTGCACCGTGACACCTTCTCGTGGCGGCACGTGCCGGTCGGCGAGCAGCCCATCGCGTTGACCGTGATGGCCGCGATGCGCGACTTCACCCCCGAGAACGGCGCGACCTGGGTGGTGCCCGGCAGCTACGGCGGCCCCGCCACCGATCCGGCGCCGGAGTGGAGCGAAGCGATCCAAGCCGAGCTGAAGCAGGGCGACGCGCTGCTGTTCCGCGCGGACCTGTTCCACGGCGGCGGCGCCAACACCACCGAGTCGGACGTCCGGCACATCTTCTCGATGGGCTTCCAGGTCGCCTGGCTGCGCACGGTCGAGAACAGCACGCTCAGCGTCCCACCCTCGATCGCCCGCGACCTGCCCGTGGAACTCCAGGAACTGCTCGGCTACTCCAACGAGATGGTCCTCGGCCTCTACAAAGGCGGCGACCCCAAAAACGCCCTGACCTGA
- a CDS encoding cytochrome P450 — protein sequence MPDEQLLDFPFKRDSAIEPSPDLLGLRADGPIHKVRLAHGGHAWLVTRYQEVRTLLNHPEFGTQYPGTELTLSSDNLAAGFMFLKDPPEHTRLRRSVTKAFTARRIAELKVRAESIAGELVAAMLAKGPGVDVCEDYAYPLPIAIISDLLGIPDSERHGFRRWADIVLRPSGNGPEEVGGAFADLQAFAVRLVEAKPDGDDLLSDLASHGPDGLDRIEISAMAMGLVMAGYVTTASAISHGLLRLFANPETLAATAEGRVDFAKLVEELLRLQDEEVGINRVAQSDVEVCGVLIKRGETVIASRSAANRDPAEFADPDVIDLTAARNQHLAFGHGVHHCLGAALARMELEVALRTLLIGIPGLRLAVPFAELEWSAEGMDVCIERLPVTW from the coding sequence ATGCCGGATGAACAGCTGCTCGACTTCCCGTTCAAACGGGACTCCGCGATCGAACCATCCCCTGACCTGCTGGGGCTGCGGGCGGACGGGCCCATCCACAAGGTGCGGCTGGCGCACGGCGGGCACGCCTGGCTGGTGACGCGCTACCAAGAGGTGCGCACGCTGCTGAACCACCCCGAGTTCGGCACGCAGTACCCCGGCACCGAGCTGACGCTCAGCTCCGACAATCTGGCCGCCGGCTTCATGTTCCTGAAGGACCCACCCGAGCACACCCGGCTGCGCCGCAGCGTGACCAAGGCGTTCACCGCGCGCCGGATCGCCGAGCTGAAGGTGCGTGCGGAGTCGATCGCGGGTGAGCTCGTCGCCGCCATGCTGGCGAAAGGGCCCGGCGTGGACGTCTGCGAGGACTACGCCTACCCGTTGCCGATCGCGATCATCTCCGACCTGCTCGGCATCCCGGACAGTGAGCGGCACGGGTTCCGGCGCTGGGCGGACATCGTGCTCCGGCCGTCCGGCAACGGCCCGGAGGAGGTCGGCGGCGCGTTCGCCGACCTGCAGGCGTTCGCGGTCCGCCTGGTCGAAGCGAAGCCCGACGGCGACGACCTGCTCAGCGACCTCGCGAGCCACGGGCCGGACGGGCTGGACCGCATCGAGATCTCCGCGATGGCGATGGGCCTGGTGATGGCCGGATATGTGACGACGGCCTCGGCGATCTCGCACGGCCTGCTCCGGCTGTTCGCGAACCCCGAGACGCTGGCCGCCACGGCCGAGGGGCGGGTCGATTTCGCCAAGCTGGTGGAGGAATTGCTTCGCCTGCAAGACGAAGAGGTCGGCATCAACCGCGTCGCACAGTCCGATGTGGAGGTGTGCGGCGTCCTGATCAAACGCGGCGAGACGGTCATCGCGTCGAGGTCGGCGGCCAACCGCGACCCGGCCGAGTTCGCGGACCCCGACGTGATCGACCTGACCGCCGCGCGCAACCAGCATCTCGCGTTCGGGCACGGCGTCCATCACTGCCTGGGCGCGGCACTCGCCCGGATGGAGCTCGAAGTCGCGCTGCGCACCCTGCTCATCGGAATCCCCGGTCTCCGGCTGGCGGTTCCGTTCGCCGAGCTGGAATGGAGTGCCGAGGGCATGGACGTGTGCATCGAGCGGCTGCCGGTGACTTGGTAG
- a CDS encoding cytochrome P450: MTSREPPPVDRFRPADLEQDWNALRSACPVAKTKSPGGTELWLMSGHSDIRAVLADARFRVTPAGGEANESIFQDPPEHTRLRGLVAGHFTLGRIEAYRPAIEAMADDLLGALEPAAEPVDLMEAFARPLSMNAICEIVGVPPADRELFRRLADQLLVSSAEAFDPTGWQRLNEYVTSLIAARRREPRETVDLISHLLGGDDAGSLTDVELTTMILGLPIAGYVSTANAIALAFRHLLNGGWLDTLRSAAGTPELQRSFVEELLRMQSGDNGESMPRFASADVRWGEVTIAEGEMVVAPLIAANRDDTVFPAPETFDPHRAGLARHIAFGTGVHRCLGANLARLELQCALAAIVRADVGFELALAWAHIPWSSNLFGDRYPDRLPVTVEKPVIARKNAG; encoded by the coding sequence GTGACTTCGCGCGAGCCACCACCGGTCGACCGGTTCCGGCCTGCCGACCTCGAACAGGACTGGAACGCGCTGCGCTCGGCATGCCCTGTCGCCAAGACGAAAAGCCCCGGCGGCACCGAGTTGTGGCTGATGTCCGGCCACAGCGACATCCGCGCCGTGCTCGCCGACGCGCGCTTCCGCGTCACACCGGCAGGCGGCGAGGCGAACGAGTCCATCTTCCAGGACCCGCCGGAGCACACCCGGCTGCGCGGGCTGGTGGCCGGGCACTTCACCCTCGGGCGGATCGAGGCGTACCGGCCCGCGATCGAGGCGATGGCCGACGACCTGCTCGGCGCGCTCGAACCGGCGGCCGAGCCGGTCGATCTGATGGAGGCGTTCGCCAGGCCGCTGAGCATGAACGCCATCTGCGAGATCGTCGGCGTGCCGCCCGCCGACCGGGAGCTGTTCCGGCGGCTGGCCGACCAGCTGCTGGTGTCGTCGGCCGAGGCGTTCGACCCGACCGGCTGGCAGCGGCTGAACGAGTACGTCACCTCGCTCATCGCGGCCAGACGCCGTGAGCCGCGCGAGACCGTCGACCTGATTTCGCATCTGCTCGGTGGCGATGACGCCGGCTCGCTGACCGACGTCGAGCTGACCACGATGATCCTCGGCCTGCCGATCGCGGGGTACGTCAGCACGGCCAACGCGATCGCGCTCGCGTTCCGGCACCTGCTGAACGGCGGTTGGCTCGACACGCTGCGGTCCGCGGCGGGCACGCCCGAACTCCAGAGGTCGTTCGTCGAAGAGCTGCTGCGGATGCAGTCCGGCGACAACGGCGAGTCGATGCCGAGGTTCGCCTCGGCCGACGTGCGGTGGGGCGAGGTCACCATCGCGGAGGGCGAGATGGTGGTGGCGCCGCTGATCGCGGCCAACCGCGACGACACCGTGTTCCCCGCGCCGGAGACGTTCGACCCGCACCGGGCGGGGCTCGCCCGCCACATCGCGTTCGGGACCGGCGTCCACCGCTGTCTCGGCGCCAATCTCGCCCGGCTGGAGCTGCAGTGCGCGCTGGCCGCGATCGTCCGCGCCGACGTCGGGTTCGAGCTGGCGCTGGCGTGGGCGCACATCCCATGGAGTTCGAACCTGTTCGGCGACCGCTACCCCGACCGGTTGCCGGTCACCGTCGAGAAGCCAGTGATAGCGAGGAAAAATGCCGGATGA
- a CDS encoding cytochrome P450, whose product MPLSFPFPRTPRLDLEPEYRRLQQEDPVCQVEFPFGQTAWLVTRHADVRAVFTDARFSRAVTLERDVPRVTAENFSGGLVAMDPPEHTRLRSLCRHVFTPRVVAKLRDRATAIATGLITDARAGGEFDGVEDFAIPFTLKMICELLGVPYEDHVHFRGWAEAGLATTAISEDDRWAATGRMWDYVAALIGERRAAPKDDLISAMLSVGEASDDELVMLVMTILVAGYETTSTQLPNFLYVLLEDPARLKQLVARPDLVPTAVEELMRYVPMEANGASPRYTLEPVVLSGVTIPADAPVVAATVIANRDPAVFADPDRLDFARSPNPHFGFGMGAHFCLGAPLARLELQVALDVLITAVPELRFADGPDAAWKDGMLVRGPSKLMLTLATEGKS is encoded by the coding sequence ATGCCCCTTTCCTTCCCGTTCCCGCGGACGCCCCGGCTCGATCTGGAGCCCGAATATCGCAGGCTGCAACAGGAAGACCCGGTCTGCCAGGTCGAATTCCCGTTCGGGCAGACGGCTTGGCTGGTCACCCGGCACGCGGACGTGCGCGCGGTGTTCACCGACGCGCGGTTCTCACGTGCGGTCACCCTGGAACGGGACGTGCCACGGGTGACCGCCGAGAACTTCAGCGGCGGGCTCGTCGCGATGGACCCGCCGGAGCACACCCGGCTGCGGTCGCTGTGCCGCCACGTGTTCACCCCGCGCGTGGTCGCGAAGCTCCGCGACCGGGCGACGGCCATCGCGACCGGGCTCATCACGGACGCGCGGGCAGGCGGCGAGTTCGACGGGGTGGAGGATTTCGCGATCCCGTTCACCCTGAAGATGATCTGCGAGCTGCTCGGCGTCCCGTACGAGGACCACGTGCACTTCCGGGGCTGGGCCGAGGCGGGCCTGGCGACGACCGCGATCTCCGAAGACGACCGCTGGGCCGCGACCGGCCGGATGTGGGACTACGTGGCCGCGTTGATCGGCGAGCGGCGTGCCGCTCCGAAGGACGACCTGATCTCGGCGATGCTGTCCGTGGGGGAGGCGTCGGACGACGAGCTGGTCATGCTCGTGATGACCATCCTCGTGGCGGGTTACGAGACCACGTCGACCCAGCTGCCCAACTTCCTCTACGTGCTGCTGGAAGATCCGGCCAGGCTGAAGCAGCTGGTGGCGCGGCCGGACCTCGTGCCGACCGCGGTCGAGGAACTCATGCGGTACGTGCCCATGGAGGCGAACGGCGCGTCGCCGCGGTACACGCTCGAACCGGTCGTCCTCAGTGGAGTCACCATTCCCGCGGACGCGCCGGTGGTCGCCGCCACGGTCATCGCGAACCGGGATCCCGCGGTGTTCGCGGACCCGGACCGGCTCGACTTCGCCCGCAGTCCCAATCCGCACTTCGGATTCGGCATGGGCGCGCACTTCTGCCTCGGCGCGCCGCTCGCCCGGCTCGAACTGCAGGTGGCGCTGGACGTGTTGATCACGGCTGTGCCCGAACTGCGCTTCGCCGACGGGCCGGACGCGGCCTGGAAGGACGGGATGCTCGTGCGCGGCCCGTCGAAACTCATGCTCACCCTTGCTACGGAAGGAAAATCGTGA
- a CDS encoding cytochrome P450 — MSRSKRGGLPPGPRLPAVVQTVLWAVAPVRFGKACLARYGPLFTMRIVGFGDTVYVCTPELIHKILRDEDGMFDAAVANKSIKFVVGEHSLLLSGGATHAERRRLLMQPLHGSNVGEYVDLMETIVEQEIRAWQPGSTVRLLEVFQRVTLEVMIRAVFGISDSTRLHRLRELVPKLLDINPAIIVLPWLRRSFGGFGPWAKLQSVLRAVDEIILAEIADRRAAPTEGRDLLSILLRDEKFELSARELRDHLVTLLAVGQETTATQLAWFFERVLRAPREFERIEAEVAEGNWAFLEAAIHEAVRIRPTTMDIGRVGTARWESGGHVFPAGTMFAVSLGLLHLSPDLHANPDRYSVGRFFPAEPPAAHFRPFGGGAHRCLGASLAMVEMRTIISAILRHVRLNPSTVDAERVTPKGPMLLPGRGAEVVVVENALAEK; from the coding sequence GTGAGCCGCTCGAAGCGCGGCGGCCTGCCGCCGGGTCCCCGGCTGCCCGCCGTCGTCCAGACCGTGTTGTGGGCGGTGGCGCCGGTGCGGTTCGGCAAGGCCTGCCTGGCCAGGTACGGCCCGCTGTTCACCATGCGCATCGTCGGGTTCGGCGACACCGTGTACGTCTGCACGCCGGAGCTGATCCACAAGATCCTCCGCGACGAGGACGGCATGTTCGACGCGGCCGTCGCGAACAAGTCGATCAAGTTCGTCGTCGGCGAGCATTCACTGCTGCTGTCCGGCGGCGCCACGCACGCCGAGCGGCGCAGGCTGCTCATGCAACCGTTGCACGGCAGCAATGTCGGCGAATACGTCGACCTGATGGAGACGATCGTCGAGCAGGAGATCAGGGCGTGGCAGCCGGGTTCGACCGTGCGGCTGCTCGAAGTCTTCCAGCGGGTGACGCTCGAGGTGATGATCCGCGCGGTGTTCGGGATCAGCGACTCGACCAGGCTGCACCGGTTGCGTGAACTGGTGCCGAAGCTGCTCGACATCAATCCGGCGATCATCGTGCTGCCCTGGCTGCGCCGGTCGTTCGGCGGATTCGGGCCGTGGGCGAAGCTCCAGTCGGTCCTGCGCGCGGTGGACGAGATCATCCTCGCCGAAATCGCCGACCGCCGTGCCGCGCCCACCGAGGGCCGCGACCTGCTCTCGATCCTGCTGCGCGACGAAAAGTTCGAGCTCAGCGCCCGCGAGCTGCGTGATCACCTGGTCACCTTGCTCGCGGTCGGCCAGGAGACGACCGCGACCCAGCTCGCGTGGTTCTTCGAACGGGTGCTGCGCGCGCCTCGCGAGTTCGAGCGGATCGAGGCCGAGGTGGCCGAGGGGAACTGGGCCTTCCTCGAAGCCGCGATCCACGAGGCCGTGCGGATCCGGCCGACCACAATGGACATCGGCAGGGTCGGCACCGCGCGGTGGGAATCCGGCGGTCACGTGTTCCCGGCTGGCACGATGTTCGCGGTTTCGCTGGGATTGCTGCACTTGTCGCCGGACCTGCACGCGAACCCCGACCGCTATTCGGTCGGCAGGTTCTTTCCGGCTGAGCCGCCCGCCGCGCATTTCCGGCCGTTCGGCGGCGGCGCGCACCGGTGCCTCGGCGCCTCGCTCGCGATGGTCGAGATGCGGACGATCATCAGCGCCATCCTGCGGCACGTCCGGCTCAATCCGTCCACAGTGGACGCCGAGCGGGTGACGCCGAAGGGGCCGATGCTGCTGCCAGGCCGAGGCGCCGAGGTGGTCGTGGTCGAGAACGCGCTGGCCGAGAAGTGA
- a CDS encoding prenyltransferase/squalene oxidase repeat-containing protein, translating to MDIEQLRTQAEKAAERAIEHLDDRQREDGSWVDRLSSSTIATALGVLSLSRADPEAYASRIASGIRWLREHQRDDGGWSMADAEAPSSQGMTAFGIAALHEVDPEASKSAIARGWTFLDENDGMNVIPGLRGDAPKTWPAALPTIWGLVGLRDFQEQPDQPVEIMLLPPSLRNKVSIALPAILGLGIMQSRTMDRGLLRKILGRIAEPLALRWLREVSGTNGGIEECPMIAGFVYLGLREAGVGTDLQLGSLRYLLQTQREDGSWAIDRDLEISVTAYSVMALSEFQDVANAPSLEKTREFLLNTQWNKPFTPLGLPAGGWGWALPSGWPESEDTAVVLGVLADLGVPRTHPAIRLGVAWLENQQNRDGSWSEWVRDSPIMNDRSCPGVTAHVLMALHRLGEPATAGSPIARGRDYLRKTQAKDGSIESIWFRDNVHGTCRLLEVFVDLRAGSDPVANAARKWLLDNQAADGGWPLRHELPPGGSTAEETAWALFALLKGGESPESPAVLRAVEWLTKHQDDRGTWKPSVVGLYFDDLCYTDDLIAHTFALRALGRWLTSVGR from the coding sequence GTGGATATCGAGCAGCTGCGTACCCAGGCGGAAAAGGCGGCCGAGCGCGCCATCGAGCATCTCGATGACCGGCAGCGGGAAGACGGCTCCTGGGTCGACCGCCTGTCCTCGTCCACCATCGCGACCGCGCTCGGCGTGCTTTCGCTGTCCCGCGCCGATCCCGAGGCCTACGCGTCGCGCATCGCCTCGGGCATCCGCTGGCTCCGCGAGCACCAGCGTGACGACGGCGGCTGGAGCATGGCCGACGCGGAGGCGCCGAGCAGTCAGGGCATGACGGCGTTCGGCATCGCCGCGCTGCACGAGGTCGATCCTGAGGCGTCGAAGTCCGCCATCGCGCGCGGCTGGACCTTCCTCGACGAGAACGACGGCATGAACGTCATCCCCGGATTGCGTGGCGACGCCCCGAAAACGTGGCCGGCCGCGCTGCCGACCATCTGGGGACTCGTCGGCCTGCGCGACTTCCAGGAGCAGCCGGATCAGCCGGTCGAGATCATGCTTCTCCCGCCGTCACTGCGTAACAAGGTCTCGATCGCGCTGCCCGCGATTCTCGGGCTCGGGATCATGCAGAGCCGGACCATGGATCGCGGGCTGCTGCGCAAGATTCTCGGCCGGATCGCGGAGCCGCTCGCGTTGCGCTGGCTGCGTGAGGTGTCCGGCACGAACGGCGGCATCGAGGAATGCCCGATGATCGCCGGGTTCGTCTACCTGGGACTGCGCGAGGCCGGGGTCGGCACCGATCTGCAGCTCGGTTCGCTGCGGTACCTGCTGCAGACGCAGCGGGAGGACGGTTCCTGGGCCATCGACCGCGACCTGGAGATCTCCGTGACCGCGTACTCGGTCATGGCGCTCAGCGAGTTCCAGGACGTGGCGAACGCGCCGTCGCTGGAGAAGACCAGGGAGTTCCTGCTGAACACCCAGTGGAACAAGCCGTTCACGCCGCTCGGGCTGCCCGCGGGCGGCTGGGGCTGGGCGCTGCCGTCCGGCTGGCCAGAGTCCGAAGACACCGCCGTCGTGCTCGGTGTGCTGGCCGACCTCGGTGTGCCGCGCACGCATCCCGCGATCCGCCTCGGCGTGGCCTGGCTGGAGAACCAGCAGAACCGCGACGGTTCCTGGTCGGAGTGGGTGCGTGATTCGCCGATCATGAACGACCGGTCGTGCCCCGGCGTCACCGCGCACGTCCTGATGGCGCTGCACCGGCTCGGCGAACCGGCGACGGCGGGGTCGCCGATCGCCCGAGGCCGGGACTACCTGCGCAAGACGCAGGCGAAGGACGGGTCCATCGAGTCGATCTGGTTCCGCGACAACGTGCACGGGACCTGCCGGCTGCTGGAGGTGTTCGTCGACCTGCGCGCGGGCAGCGACCCGGTGGCGAACGCGGCCAGGAAGTGGTTGCTGGACAACCAGGCGGCCGACGGCGGCTGGCCGTTGCGCCATGAGCTGCCGCCGGGGGGCAGCACGGCGGAGGAGACGGCCTGGGCGTTGTTCGCGCTGCTCAAGGGCGGCGAAAGCCCGGAGAGCCCGGCGGTGCTGCGTGCCGTCGAGTGGCTGACGAAGCACCAGGACGACCGCGGCACCTGGAAGCCGAGTGTGGTCGGGCTGTACTTCGACGACCTGTGCTACACCGACGACCTCATCGCGCACACCTTCGCGCTGCGGGCACTGGGCCGCTGGCTGACCAGCGTGGGCCGGTGA
- a CDS encoding class I SAM-dependent methyltransferase, with the protein MREKRDKPSTGKADYLAQFRAGRPHFFEQVRDSCPWCGSPDIGFRIRLSDMNQLKPGTFEMHECSACGHLFQNPCLTETGLAFYYRDFYDGVGSQTWDSVFAYNRKGYRARVRMLDGLALPASWLDVGGGHGHFCHEAKKILPDTHFSGLDQSEEIQRAHERGWIDTAYDRPFQAFADEHQEKFDVVSMAHYLEHTLSPKDEIAAAEKVLAKDGMLLIELPNPESWYARFYGKFWFGWLAPQHVHLMPWRNVCRLLEDRGFEVLRVELGTASSAVDNMAAVTTALSHYLPPPAHWPWIQRPIRLTDRILRRAAMVLAAPVTALAWLADLVLHQIVSRGDGGNTYRILAVRR; encoded by the coding sequence ATGCGGGAAAAACGCGACAAGCCGTCGACCGGCAAGGCGGACTATCTGGCGCAGTTCCGAGCCGGACGGCCGCATTTCTTCGAGCAGGTCCGAGACTCTTGCCCGTGGTGTGGTTCACCTGATATCGGCTTCCGTATCCGGCTCTCGGACATGAACCAGCTCAAGCCGGGAACCTTCGAGATGCACGAATGTTCCGCGTGTGGTCACCTTTTCCAGAATCCGTGTCTCACCGAAACGGGACTGGCTTTCTATTACCGTGACTTCTACGACGGCGTCGGCAGTCAGACCTGGGATTCGGTGTTCGCGTACAACCGGAAGGGCTACCGGGCGCGCGTCCGCATGCTCGACGGTCTCGCGCTGCCCGCCAGCTGGCTCGACGTGGGCGGCGGGCATGGGCACTTCTGCCATGAGGCGAAGAAAATCCTGCCTGACACGCACTTTTCGGGGCTGGACCAGAGCGAGGAGATCCAGCGCGCGCACGAGCGAGGCTGGATCGACACGGCGTACGACAGGCCGTTCCAGGCCTTCGCGGACGAGCATCAGGAGAAGTTCGACGTCGTCAGCATGGCGCATTACCTGGAACACACGCTTTCACCGAAGGACGAGATCGCCGCCGCGGAGAAGGTGCTCGCCAAAGACGGGATGCTGCTGATCGAACTGCCCAATCCGGAAAGCTGGTACGCCCGGTTCTACGGGAAGTTCTGGTTCGGCTGGCTGGCGCCGCAGCATGTGCACCTGATGCCGTGGCGTAATGTCTGCCGGCTTCTGGAAGACCGCGGATTCGAAGTGCTTCGCGTCGAACTGGGCACAGCGAGCAGCGCGGTCGACAATATGGCGGCGGTGACGACCGCATTGAGTCACTATCTCCCGCCGCCCGCGCACTGGCCGTGGATTCAGCGGCCGATTCGGTTGACCGACCGAATTCTGCGGCGCGCCGCCATGGTGCTCGCCGCCCCGGTGACGGCGCTCGCCTGGCTGGCCGACTTGGTACTGCATCAGATCGTTTCCCGCGGCGACGGCGGAAATACCTATCGTATTCTCGCCGTGCGCCGTTGA
- a CDS encoding cytochrome P450, with amino-acid sequence MRRIRTDVGHEAWQATSYAEVRALLTDDRLGRSHRDPENAARTGDSALLGGPHGDFDTEREDHARMRRLLRPFFAPKRMRELQPRVEELTTQVLDRFAERTGPADLHAEVAVSLPLQVICELLGASYADREEIRTWTLAAVDPADRDLSMAGIVELHQYSLRLTARKRREPGDDVISQLCAEEGLSDEEIAGYATLLLFAGQETAVVQIGLGVLRLLTHPGEWRSLLDRPDLIVPMVDELLRLSGEASNRGLPRYARTDLVVGGETIRAGDLVLLDLGSANHDPDVFPSPDRCDPARAGNHLLFGHGGSFCLGAPLARMELRALFGQLVPRFPEMRLAVPVGELDFRPDVLTECLTALPVTW; translated from the coding sequence ATGCGTCGCATCCGAACCGACGTCGGCCACGAGGCGTGGCAAGCCACTTCCTACGCGGAAGTCCGCGCGCTGCTCACCGACGACCGGCTCGGCCGCTCACACCGTGACCCGGAAAACGCCGCCAGGACCGGTGATTCCGCGCTGCTCGGCGGGCCGCACGGCGACTTCGACACCGAACGCGAGGACCACGCGCGGATGCGCCGCCTGCTCCGGCCGTTCTTCGCGCCGAAACGCATGCGGGAACTCCAGCCCAGGGTCGAGGAGCTGACCACGCAGGTGCTCGACCGGTTCGCCGAGCGGACCGGGCCTGCCGATCTTCACGCCGAGGTCGCGGTGTCGCTGCCGCTGCAGGTGATCTGCGAGCTGCTCGGCGCCTCGTACGCGGACCGCGAGGAGATCCGGACGTGGACGCTCGCCGCCGTCGACCCGGCGGACCGGGACCTCTCGATGGCGGGCATCGTCGAGCTCCACCAGTACAGCCTGCGGCTCACCGCCCGCAAGCGCCGCGAACCCGGCGACGACGTGATCTCCCAGCTGTGCGCGGAAGAAGGTCTCTCCGACGAGGAGATCGCGGGCTACGCGACCCTGCTGCTGTTCGCCGGGCAGGAGACCGCCGTCGTCCAGATCGGCCTCGGCGTGCTGCGCCTGCTGACCCATCCCGGCGAGTGGCGGTCCCTGCTCGATCGGCCCGACCTGATCGTGCCCATGGTGGACGAGCTGCTGCGGCTCTCCGGTGAGGCCAGCAACCGCGGCCTGCCCCGCTACGCCAGGACCGACCTGGTGGTCGGCGGGGAGACCATCCGGGCCGGTGACCTGGTCCTGCTGGACCTGGGCTCGGCCAATCACGACCCGGATGTCTTCCCGTCCCCCGACCGGTGCGACCCGGCACGCGCGGGCAATCACCTGCTGTTCGGCCACGGCGGCAGCTTCTGCCTCGGCGCCCCGCTGGCCCGGATGGAGCTGCGAGCCCTGTTCGGCCAGCTCGTCCCCCGCTTCCCGGAGATGCGCCTCGCCGTGCCCGTCGGCGAGCTGGACTTCCGCCCCGACGTGCTCACCGAGTGCCTGACGGCGCTCCCGGTGACCTGGTGA